DNA from Peromyscus eremicus unplaced genomic scaffold, PerEre_H2_v1 PerEre#2#chr22_unloc_1, whole genome shotgun sequence:
CAAGTGAGAGCAGCCCCACCCTCAGTTCCCACTCCAGCCCTTCCATCACCTCACCCTAGCTGAGGCAGTTCTCAGGATCCCACAGCCTGAGAGGAGACCCTCAGAATCCCAAATCGACCCTCCAGGGCAAACTCCTCCTGCATCCCCCAGGTCTCAGAAGCTGAAGAACTCCTACAGAACTTGCAACAACACCCTCTTCCTGGACCGGGGTTTTCAGGGGAACCAGAGATGGTGAGTAACCCCAGGTTTTTGGCTCTGGCTTCTTGCTGGCGGCGGAGGGTGCGAGCCCAGCCGGGGCACCACACAGTTACTCCTGTCCTCCAGGGCAGCAGCTTGGCCATCTGGAGCCAGTGTGGGATCCTGCCTCCTGCCCTGGGGAATAGCAAGCTGGTGAGTGGAGCtgcccccctacccccacccctacccccaagcCGTAGGTGAGGCCACCATCACCAGTGCAGACTGGTTGACTCTTCTCCCCGTGCCCCCACCAGCTTTCTTGTTTTGTGGACCCGGATTCTGCCGGCCTGCCGTCTATTCCTGAGAACGTAAGGAGAAGGCAGAGTGAAGGGGAAAAGGTAGGACGGTGAATCTCGGCTCTTCGCCCCACGCCCTGCCGCTGTGCCTCTCCATCCCCCAGAGGAATCTCACGGAGCTGGTGGTCGctgtgagggatgagaacatCGTGGGGCTCTTTGCGGCGCTGCTGGCTGAGAGGAGAGTCTTGCTCACCGCCAGCAAGCTCAGCACGGTGAGGAGGGATCTCCTCCCCCATGGGACCTCAGGGTTGACTCTAAAATCCCTTCATTCAGCCCCACCCCTGTGGGAACAATCTGAGGAGGCTCCACAGTGGCTCCTCCTCATTGGTAGCACGATCTAGGACAGGCTCATCCACTGAGGACCAGACGTGGCCTAGctccgccgccccccccccccccccccccgtccccccaaCCCCGAAGATGGGGccttggctcagtgggtaaagtgcgcTCGCCTAGCAagcgtgaagccctgggttccattcctaaaCTGGCATCAACCAGGCCGGCAGGCATGGTgcaacacacctgtaatctctgcctgaggcaggagaatcagaagttcaaggtcaccctgaaaTACCTAGCTTGAGGCTAGCCCTGATACATGAGACCCAGGtctcagtaaacaaacaaacaaacaaataaataaataaggatgtTTAAAACAATTCTAGAGCCAGTGATATGGTTGGGCGAGAAAAGGTGTGTACGGcagacatggtggaaggaaagataGACCTTATTATGAGTTGTCCTCCAATGTGCacaagtgagcacacacacacacacacacacacacacacacaccccactcacaaataaacataattttattttttatttcctgctCTGCTTTTACGTTTTACAttattttctaagatttttttttttaatgtgtatgtctgtctgcggTGCTGGAAGAGGCCGGAAGAAGATCCCCCGGCACTGGAGTTAGAGGCCGTTGGGAATAACCTTGTGGTTGCTGAGAACGGGTTCCTGGGCAAGAGTGGTcggtgctttaaccactgagccgcctctccTGCCCCTCAAGCGTGTTTCTCTGTGTTcagcgtttttgtttttgttttgtttttttcaagacagggtctcactgtgtagccctagctgtcctgggactgTCTCCATagaccaggaactcacagagatccacctgtctgccttcccgagtgctgggattaaaggcctgtgtcaccaccgcccggctggtttttaGCTCTATGTTTTTtatggttttatgtttttatggttCTGGGGTTgagacccagggctttgcacaggGTAGGCGAGCTTTCATTACAGGGCCATATCCTCGGCACTGGTTCTGTTCAGAGGGCTTGTTGGTTAGTTCTGTGGTTGCCTTCGTGAAATTACATCTTACTGATTTTGCTTGTGAGGACCCTGTGTTCCACAGCCTgagtgtgtaggtcagagaacagcttgtaggagttggatctttccttctaccatatgggacACTGGGagtcgaactcaggtcctcagacttggccACAGGAtcctttactctctgagccatcacACCCATCCTGTTCTGTtggggtatttgtttgtttgttttattttgttttcgagacagtcTCACTCCAGTCCACACTgacctagaactcgctctgtaactgagtctggtctcaaactcacatcaATCCCCCTGCTCCGACTCATGAGGGCCAGGATTACAGAACCACCACATGAAACTTAAGAGTTATTTTTTATCTGAGCACATGGAGCTGTAACTGCCCAAAATCTTTGGTCTCTACTTCCTTAGAGAGTCTGAGTTCCGCCCAGCTCCCCAGCAATTCGCGGAGGAGACAGGACAGATGGGGGAGGTCGAAGCACCCATCTTAGCAACCCAGGCGGTGGGGGAGTCTAAGGCCTAATTCCACCACCTCCCTCCTCCTTACCCCCAGCTGACAGCCTGCGTTCATGCGTCCTGTGCTTTGCTCTACCCCATGCGCTGGGAGCACGTCTTGATTCCCACACTGCCCCCACACCTGCTGGATTACTGCTGGTGAGAAAAGAGGGGGTGAGGGCTGAGGAACGTTAGTCCGGGCAGAGCCTGGAGTGTTGCtaacctttaatcttagcacctgggagacagaggcaagaggatctctttgtgttccaggccagcctggtctacattgagGTCCTAtcacaaaaagttaaaaaagaaaataaagagttccaggctagcctgggctacataaggcaCTCATAGGCGAAAGGCTTGGGGGTTTAAGGCATGTACCTCCCTCCCGTCCTCTCCACAGCGCGCCCATGCCCTACCTCATCGGAGTCCACGCTAGTCTCGCTGAGGTGAACGCTGAAACACccaaggctggggctggggagggatTCCCTGCTCTCCCTCCAGTTCCTCGGAGCCCCTGCTCTGTGGGGGGCTCTGAATGACAGCCTCATTTGTCCCCTGCAGAGAGTTCGGGAGAAGGCACTGGAAGATGTCGTGGTGTTGAACGCCGACTCTAACACGCTGGAGACGCCCTTTGACGACGTGCGAGCGCTGCCCCCAGACGTTGTTAGTGCCGCCGCCTCCCACCCCCTGCTCCTCAAGATGGAGCCTCCATCTCTGCCCatctcagggtctctcctgtgTTGCCAGGTATCCCTGCTGAGGCTTCGACTGAGGAAGGTGGCGCTGAGCCCCGGGGAAGGAGTGTCCCGACTCTTCCTAAAAGCCCAGGCCCTGCTCTTCGGAGGGTACCGCGACGCACTTGTCTGCATCCCGGTGAGCAAGTGAAGAGGGGACATGCCCAAGGACAGGCCTCTTGAAGGACCCTGGAAAAGTCACAACATTAAGAACACCTGGTGGCTTacggtctcatgtagcctaggcaggcctcaaactcaatgcacagcccaggatgaccttgaactcctgaaccttctcatttttttttttttttcttgagactgggtctcttgtagcccaggctgccctggagctcacgATGTAACccagcagcaatcctcctgcctcagcctcccacactATCAACATTATTTAATGCTGATAGCCACGTTACAGACGAGGATGAGGTGTCCCATGAGTACACAGTAGGCGCCCAGTCAGTGCTTGCTAGGTATGTTATGAGGTTGAAAAAGAGATGGTGGGAGACAGAACAGCTCTGGAAAGAATCCTTCTTCCAGGGTCAGCCGGTGACCTTCAGTGAAGAAGCTTTCTTGGCTCAGAAGCCGGGGTCGCCGCTGCAGACCTTCCACAAGAGGGCGGTGCACCTGCAGCTATTCAAGCAGGTGAGCTCCCAATGGGGGGCTGAGGGCGGGACCTAAGGTAAGGACCAGGGGGGCGTATCCCTGGGGGCGGGGCTTAGGGGGAAGGGCGGGCTGCTGGCCCCTGGGGGCGGGGCCTAGGGGCCTGGCCTACCGTGAGGAAAAAGGCTGGGCTGTGGGTCCCTGAGGGCGGGGCCTAGGGGGAGGGGCGAGGATGGACTTGGGGACAGATCTTGACTTCAGGGGCCGAGTTGGATGCCTAGTCTTTAGTTTTCCTGATTCCTGGGGCCCCGGGAGGGACCTGGCCGGGCTGCCTTCCACATCTTCAGGGAGCAACAGGCACTTCCTAGGGCTTGTGTCTGACCCTCCCCCCTATCCCAAGTTCATCGAAACCCGACTGGAGAAACTCAACGCTGGGGAAGGCTTCTCAGACCAATTCGAGCAGGAGATCATTGCCTGCTGTGGGGCTTCCTCAGGTGAGCCCTGGGGCTCTTACCCCATCGACTCCCCACGCTTAGGCCTGCCTTGGTACTCACACTTCTCTCCGTTCCTCCAGGCGCCCTCCGATCCTACCAGCTCTGGGTAGATAGTCTTAAGGTAACAACAGCCATCCATCCCTGTTCCCGTCCGTAACCAACTTCATCAGCTCCTTCTCTCACCGCAGGCCCCAGGAAGAGGCTTGGTTAACCCCCCGGGTGGAGGCACAGGGGGGCAGGGCTGCCCAGCAGAAGATAACCCGAGGTGGGAAGTGGAGTGTGGGGTCCAGCCCTGGTGACCTCAGGGGCCCAAGGTTCTCCCCTTTGGTGctttctcccccaaccccctaCAGAAAGGTGGTGATGCCCTCCTGCACTCAATGAAGGCCAAAACCCGACCAGCCGTCAGGAACATGTACCGATCGGTGAGACCGGGCTGGGTGGCAGTTCCTCTTGGCTAGGGTGACCAcggggaagggacagagggagtCTCTGtgttgtacatgtatgtatgcatgtatgtagaaGACAGAGGCTGCCATTCTTATGTACTTTCCACTTCGGAGTTTGTTttggagagagggtctcactatgtggccctggctggctttgaacttacagagagccacctgccactgcctcctgaatgctggaattgtcgtgccccaccacacccaatAAACTTgcggggtttttttgggggggttcatttatttatttggggtatTTGTGCCATCGTgcatgggtggaggtcagaggacaacttgtagaagttgGTTGTGTtagcccagcggtggtggcgcacgcctttaatcccagcactcgggaggcagaggcaggcggatctctgtgagttcgaggccagcctggtctatagagctagttccagggctacacagaaaaaccctgcctcaaaaaataaataaataaatagaatttttttaataataaacttTAGGGCTTCCCTAGAATCCACAGAGAACTGACACCTGAGTTGTACACTGTCCTCCATAGTTATACCAGGACTCATGTTTCCTCTCCcccaataaaacacacacacactaacagcCAGATCATTTCACTACCTTTGTTACTTAGATTCCATTCTTGATTTTTTGGGTGGAGGGAGGGGCATTCTGGAGCTCAAAATTTCCCTCAGACCTGCTTTTACAGTTCAGATCCctccatttgattttttttttcttatgaactgtatggcttctggttatctagttcttatatcttttttttttttttctggagctaaggaccgaacccagggccttgtgcttgctaggcaagcgctcgaccactgagctaaatccccaacccctagttcttatatcttaaattaacccatttccataaatctacaccttgccacatggctcatggcttaccagtatcttacatgttggtactcatggcggcagctggcagtgtctcccgtCCATTTGATTTTTAACCCTGACACATGATGGTCAAACCTTTGGTTTATGGCAGGGTGACTCCCTCCAGGAACATTGTGCATTAGTCAAAGGTACAGACATAGCTTGGAAGACACAAGGATGGGTGGATGGCAGGAAACTGCCGTCCTGGGAAGCCAAGTCTGTCTCCCTGTGTCAGGTCTAACGGTATTGGGTCATCATCCTAGGCAAAGAGTGGCTTGAAGGGGGTGCAGAACCTGCTTATGACTAAGGTAAGACGACCCAGGGCGAGTTCCCCACCCACAGGTAATTCAGGGGAGTGGGCATGGTACCCCGGCCCACATGTGCATCCCTTCACAGGACGGAGACTCTGGCCTGCAGAGGGGGGGCTCCCTGAGAACCCCAAGCCTCGTCAGCCGCTCAGATCGCCTGCAACAGCGCCTGCCTATCAGCCAGCACTTTGGGCAGGTGAGGATGCCCATCTCCAccactgcatgcacacatgcacgcgcacacagaGTGAGGACGCCTGCTCTTcccatccccccacacacacacatacacacagattct
Protein-coding regions in this window:
- the Dennd1c gene encoding DENN domain-containing protein 1C isoform X4, encoding MGSTEKKQPPAVFDWFFEAGRPHSLEEDPQILRQFPPDFREQEAMQMVPKFCFPFDVEREPPSAAVQHFTFALTDLLGNRRFGFCRLRAGACSCLCILSHLPWFEVFYKILNTVGDLLAQNQVSEAEELLQNLQQHPLPGPGFSGEPEMGSSLAIWSQCGILPPALGNSKLLSCFVDPDSAGLPSIPENRNLTELVVAVRDENIVGLFAALLAERRVLLTASKLSTLTACVHASCALLYPMRWEHVLIPTLPPHLLDYCCAPMPYLIGVHASLAERVREKALEDVVVLNADSNTLETPFDDVRALPPDVVSLLRLRLRKVALSPGEGVSRLFLKAQALLFGGYRDALVCIPGQPVTFSEEAFLAQKPGSPLQTFHKRAVHLQLFKQFIETRLEKLNAGEGFSDQFEQEIIACCGASSGALRSYQLWVDSLKKGGDALLHSMKAKTRPAVRNMYRSGDSLQEHCALAKSGLKGVQNLLMTKDGDSGLQRGGSLRTPSLVSRSDRLQQRLPISQHFGQNRPLRPSRRLRREEGPSEPLGERSPALSPEDTQSPWAEETLDGSFLGSGEELDLLSEILDSLSMETKSGGRLRASQSLNCCQQGASESCFSLPDIPARSPWQPEEDEHERSPELQPWSLPGDLTALQDTPSLEAASYAVNCSQPPSDIPPQASSADPSCQGDPELSAPTEPDPRIPQSPCSRLPPVPTQPSPPKSPQLLASTKLSSDAVGTLQSIRSPSHSSSPENPRNQPPQVLRDLARAQPLKELGVSNRQGAPARQPRVADLKKCFEN